A genome region from Pseudanabaena sp. Chao 1811 includes the following:
- a CDS encoding lipase family protein — protein MGNINNKLSQIVTSVKPTSLNLQTRPFAPLATQEEESVSQVQDKSLSEKLKSSENILEKLINTPKSESAIPVQRRRENRFGSKMIVQAKLTHNHPVQLPEDVKEEKIEEGREKDIELSNLEPSVQNERYSGISHIQRELVDENAASKVDSLDVVYELIAHKLAYKGIDGIPEDMGQWLDNQGYQRNWLGTVQGSGLFCGLIMPKEGSDKQPVLAFKGTDFGKTGDALADADPVAVGFTAFKLKQDQIQGLISQAGGKVVVTGHSLGGALAQHAASAFTGNISKVVTFQAPGISQEQVRQFNNNVNDMEEDERPEVVHHLATGDIVDLAGGKHIGGSGLYAGKGNAEFFLHNLESGGPNNHTKFLLQDEAFKEQQEQAGIDDEAREQVGLRDSQIGVNQKVGQYDDNPFAGNQFIFERGREMAAPGSALLLGGKEVAQGGMGLAKEGLGNWRQGGAWNRTKGVGKMIGGGLGTVAGGIGAVAGGVGAVAGGVAGALGGAIAVGAYETGKGAIEGLSTGAKMGSSAGRALMSGGSDLAEEGMENWKQGGVWNKTKGVGKMIGGGLGALAGGVTAGVGGLAGGALGSVGGAITGIPKALWKRGKRK, from the coding sequence ATGGGGAATATAAATAATAAATTATCGCAGATAGTAACTTCAGTAAAGCCTACATCCCTTAATCTCCAAACTAGACCATTTGCTCCACTAGCAACACAAGAGGAAGAATCTGTTTCTCAAGTGCAGGATAAATCATTATCAGAGAAATTAAAATCTTCTGAGAATATATTAGAGAAGCTAATTAATACGCCCAAGTCCGAATCGGCTATACCAGTTCAAAGAAGACGAGAGAATCGGTTCGGGTCGAAAATGATCGTTCAAGCAAAACTGACTCACAATCACCCAGTTCAACTTCCAGAGGATGTAAAAGAAGAAAAGATTGAAGAAGGAAGGGAGAAAGATATAGAACTCTCAAATTTGGAACCATCAGTTCAGAATGAGCGTTACAGTGGTATTTCCCATATTCAGAGAGAGTTAGTCGATGAAAATGCTGCAAGCAAAGTTGACAGCTTAGATGTTGTGTATGAATTGATCGCTCATAAGCTTGCCTACAAAGGTATCGATGGAATACCAGAAGACATGGGACAGTGGCTGGATAATCAAGGCTATCAAAGGAATTGGCTCGGCACAGTCCAAGGTTCGGGTTTATTTTGTGGATTAATCATGCCCAAAGAGGGCTCTGATAAACAGCCTGTTTTAGCATTTAAAGGAACTGACTTCGGTAAAACAGGTGATGCACTAGCTGATGCCGATCCAGTTGCAGTTGGGTTTACAGCATTTAAGTTAAAACAAGATCAAATCCAAGGATTAATTAGTCAAGCTGGGGGAAAGGTGGTAGTGACTGGGCATAGTTTAGGAGGTGCATTAGCCCAACATGCCGCCTCGGCTTTTACGGGTAACATCAGTAAAGTAGTTACCTTTCAAGCTCCTGGAATTAGTCAAGAACAAGTTCGACAATTTAATAACAATGTTAATGATATGGAAGAAGATGAAAGACCAGAAGTTGTTCATCATCTTGCTACAGGTGACATCGTGGATCTTGCAGGTGGTAAACATATTGGCGGATCGGGTTTATATGCAGGGAAAGGAAATGCTGAATTCTTTTTACATAACTTAGAGAGTGGTGGTCCAAATAATCACACTAAATTCTTACTCCAAGATGAAGCATTCAAAGAACAACAAGAGCAGGCAGGCATCGACGATGAAGCCCGTGAGCAAGTTGGTTTAAGGGATAGCCAGATTGGTGTAAATCAAAAAGTTGGACAGTATGATGATAATCCTTTTGCAGGCAATCAATTCATTTTTGAACGTGGTAGAGAAATGGCTGCACCAGGATCGGCATTACTACTTGGGGGTAAAGAAGTGGCGCAAGGAGGAATGGGACTTGCTAAAGAAGGACTTGGCAATTGGAGGCAGGGAGGAGCGTGGAATAGAACTAAAGGTGTTGGCAAAATGATTGGTGGCGGTTTAGGTACAGTTGCAGGTGGCATAGGTGCTGTTGCTGGCGGTGTAGGTGCTGTCGCTGGCGGTGTGGCTGGAGCATTAGGCGGAGCGATCGCAGTAGGTGCATACGAAACGGGTAAAGGTGCAATAGAAGGTTTGTCCACAGGTGCAAAGATGGGCAGCTCCGCAGGTCGTGCCTTAATGAGTGGCGGGTCTGATCTAGCAGAGGAAGGAATGGAAAATTGGAAACAGGGAGGAGTTTGGAATAAAACTAAAGGCGTTGGCAAAATGATCGGAGGTGGTTTAGGTGCATTAGCAGGTGGTGTGACTGCTGGTGTCGGCGGTCTAGCTGGTGGGGCTTTAGGAAGTGTTGGTGGAGCGATTACAGGAATACCTAAAGCTTTGTGGAAACGCGGCAAAAGAAAGTAA